The following DNA comes from Thermoanaerobaculia bacterium.
GCGTGTGCCTCGCGACCTCGGGACCGGGGGGAGTCCATCTCCTGAACGGTCTCTACGACGCGAAGCTCGACGGGAAACCGGTCCTCGCGATCACGGGCCACGCGTTCCATGATCTGATCGACACGCACACGCAGCAGGACGTCGATCTCGACCGGCTCTACATGGACGTTTCCGTCTACAACACGCGCATCATGGGACCGGCGCACGTGCGCAACGCGGCGACGCTCGCATGCCGGACGGCGCTCGCGCGGCGGGGAGTGGCGCACCTGAATTTCCCGGTCGATTTCCAGGAGCAGGAGGAGGAGGAGCGCTCCGACCGAAACGTCCCGAAGCACGACAACGAGGTGTTCGCGCGGAGCGCGAGGCTCGCCGACGAATCCGATCTGCGGCGCGCGGCCGACGTGTTGAACGCGGGCAGGAAGGTCGCGATCCTGTGCGGCCAGGGCGCCCTCGACGCGACCGACGAGCTCGAACAAGCCGCCGAGCGACTCGGCGCGCCGATCGTCAAGGCCCTGCTCGGGAAAGCCGCGGTCCCCGACGACAGCCCCTACACGACCGGGCCGGTCGGGCTGCTCGGCTCGAACCCTTCCCAGGAGGCGCTCGAGGAGTGCGACACGCTCTTCCTCGTCGGGACGTCTTTCCCGTACATCGAGTTCTATCCGAAGCCGGGGAAGGCGCGGGCGGTCCAGATCGACATCGACCCGGCGAGGATCGGCCTGCGGTGCCCGGTCGAGGTCGGGCTCGTCGGCGACAGCCGCCGCACTCTGGCTCTCCTCCTGCCGATGCTCGCGCGCAACGCCCACCGCGGGTTCCTCGAGAAGATCCAGGACGGGATGAGGGACTGGGAGAAGCTGATGGAGGAGCGCGCGTCCCGGCCGGACAGGCCGATGAAGCCCCAGGTCGTCGCGTGGGAGCTCGGGAAGCGGCTCCGCGAGAACGCGATCGTGTCGTGCGACTCGGGGACGATCGCGACGTGGTTCGCTCGCCACATCCGCGTCAAGCGCGGCCAGAAGCATTCCCTCTCGGGCACGCTCGCGACGATGGCCAACGGCCTTCCCTACACGATCGCCGCCCAGATCGCGTTTCCCGAGCGGCAGTGCGTCGGGTTCGTGGGCGACGGCGGCTTCACGATGCTGATGGGGGAGTTCGCGACCGCCGTCAAGTACGGGCTTCCGATCAAGATCGTGATCGTCAAGAACAACACGCTCGGCCAGATCAAGTGGGAGCAGATGGTGTTCCTCGGAAACCCCGAATACGGCTGCGATCTCAACCCGATCGATTTCGCCGGATTCGCCCGGGCATGCGGCGGCGCCGGATACACGATCGAGGACCCGGCCGACTGCGGCGCGATCCTGGACGAAGCGCTCGGCGCGCCCGGCCCCGCGATCATCGAGGCGGTCGTCGATCCGAACGAGCCTCCGCTTCCGCCGAGGATCACCGCGAAACAGGCCGCGCACTTCGCGGAGTCCCTCGCGAGAGGCACGGCGGGAGCGGGGAAGATCGCGAAAACCGTGATCGCCGACAAGGTCCGCGAGCTGGTTTGACCCCGCCGGTCTCCTCGCTCGCCGCCGCCGCCTACCGCGTCCCGACCGACGCTCCGGAGTCGGACGGGACGTTCCAGTGGAATGCGACGACGATCGTGGTCGCTCGTGCCGCGGCCGGAGGAAGCTCGGGCCTCGGGTACTCGTACACGGACGCTTCGGCGGCGGGGCTCGTCGGAGGGATGCTCGCCGAAGCGGTCGTCGGCCGGAGCGCTTTCGACGTCGAGGGCGCATGGGAGGCGATGGTCGGCGCCGTCCGGAACGTGGGGCGCTCCGGAATCTCCGCGATGGCGATCTCGGCCGCCGACGCGGCGCTCTGGGACCTGAAGGGAAGGCTGCTCGGGCTACCGGTCGCCGCGCTGCTCGGGGCGGTCCGGCCGCGCGTGCCCGTCTACGGCAGCGGCGGGTTCACGTCCTACTCCGAGGCCGAGCTCGCCGAGCAGCTCGCCGGATGGGTCGAGAGCGGAATTCCCCGCGTGAAGATGAAGGTCGGCCGCCGACCCGAGGACGATCCGAGCCGGGTCGCGGCGGCGCGCCGGGCGATCGGGGAGGAGGCCGAGCTGTACGTCGATGCCAACGGCGCCTACGAGCGAAAACCGGCGCTCGCGCTCGCCGCCCGGTTCGCCGAATCGGGGGTGAGCTGGTTCGAGGAGCCGGTGGACGCGCGCGACATCGACGGACTGAGACTCGTGCGCGACCGTGCGCCCGCGTCGATGGAGATCGCCGTCGGGGAGTACGGATTCGTCCTTTCCGACTTCCGGCGGATCATCGATGCGGGGGCCGCCGACGTGGTTCAGGCGGACGCGACGCGCTGCGCCGGAATCACGGGGTTTCGGAAGACCGTCGTTCTCTGCCGCGAAGCTCGGCTTCCGCTCTCCTCCCACTGCGCACCGGCCCTGCACGTCCATCCCGGCTGCGCCGCGGGCCCCCTCCGCCACCTCGAATATTTCCACGACCACGTCCGGATCGAGTCGATGCTGTTCGACGGCCCCGCTCGCCCGGTCGACGGGAGTCTCGCGCCCGACTGGTCGCGTCCGGGGCTCGGGATCGAGCTCAAGACCCGGGACGCCGAGCGATATGCTCTCTGAAGCCGAGACCGTGACCCTCCCGAAGCCCGCACCGCCCCGCTCCGCGCGCGAGAGACCGCTCGACGCGCGGGCTCTCGCCTCGGCCCTCGCTTCGAAGGTCGACGGCGAGGTGCGGTTCGACGACGGGTCGCGCGCGCTGTACGCGACGGACGGCTCCAACTACCGGCAGGTGCCGATCGGCGTCGTCGTCCCCCGGACGGAGGCGGACGTCCTCGCGACGATCGCGCTCTGCCGCGATTTCGGGGCGCCGATCCTCTCGCGAGGCGGGGGAACCAGCCTCGCCGGGCAGTGCTGCAACGTCGCCGTCGTCATGGACTTCTCGAAGTACATGAACCGAGTCCTCGGGATCGACCGCGGCGGCCGGCTCGGACGGGTGCAGCCCGGTTGCATTCTCGACGACCTGCGCGAGGCGGCCCGCCGCGAGGGCCTGACGTTCGGCCCCGACCCGGCGACGCATACCCACAACACGCTCGGCGGCATGATCGGCAACGACTCCTGCGGCGTCCATTCCGTGATGGCGGCTTTTGCCGGCACCGGCGCCCGCACGGCGGACAACGTCGAGGAGATGGAGATCGTCACCGCGGACGGGGAACGGATGCGCGTGGGCGCGACGAGCGAGGACGATCTCGCGGCGATCCTGCGCGCGGGCGGGCGCCGCGCGGAAATC
Coding sequences within:
- a CDS encoding thiamine pyrophosphate-dependent enzyme, encoding MSRTGGEILIETLSEWGVDTVFGLPGDGINGVMEALRKSRDRIRFVHVRHEEAAAFMACGWAKYTGRLGVCLATSGPGGVHLLNGLYDAKLDGKPVLAITGHAFHDLIDTHTQQDVDLDRLYMDVSVYNTRIMGPAHVRNAATLACRTALARRGVAHLNFPVDFQEQEEEERSDRNVPKHDNEVFARSARLADESDLRRAADVLNAGRKVAILCGQGALDATDELEQAAERLGAPIVKALLGKAAVPDDSPYTTGPVGLLGSNPSQEALEECDTLFLVGTSFPYIEFYPKPGKARAVQIDIDPARIGLRCPVEVGLVGDSRRTLALLLPMLARNAHRGFLEKIQDGMRDWEKLMEERASRPDRPMKPQVVAWELGKRLRENAIVSCDSGTIATWFARHIRVKRGQKHSLSGTLATMANGLPYTIAAQIAFPERQCVGFVGDGGFTMLMGEFATAVKYGLPIKIVIVKNNTLGQIKWEQMVFLGNPEYGCDLNPIDFAGFARACGGAGYTIEDPADCGAILDEALGAPGPAIIEAVVDPNEPPLPPRITAKQAAHFAESLARGTAGAGKIAKTVIADKVRELV
- a CDS encoding enolase C-terminal domain-like protein gives rise to the protein MTPPVSSLAAAAYRVPTDAPESDGTFQWNATTIVVARAAAGGSSGLGYSYTDASAAGLVGGMLAEAVVGRSAFDVEGAWEAMVGAVRNVGRSGISAMAISAADAALWDLKGRLLGLPVAALLGAVRPRVPVYGSGGFTSYSEAELAEQLAGWVESGIPRVKMKVGRRPEDDPSRVAAARRAIGEEAELYVDANGAYERKPALALAARFAESGVSWFEEPVDARDIDGLRLVRDRAPASMEIAVGEYGFVLSDFRRIIDAGAADVVQADATRCAGITGFRKTVVLCREARLPLSSHCAPALHVHPGCAAGPLRHLEYFHDHVRIESMLFDGPARPVDGSLAPDWSRPGLGIELKTRDAERYAL